The Sorghum bicolor cultivar BTx623 chromosome 6, Sorghum_bicolor_NCBIv3, whole genome shotgun sequence genome contains the following window.
CAAGGAAGAAAATAAGAACAGATCAAACATTTTTGTCAACATTGTACATACCCCTGTAACCTTTACATACTGTCCATCTTTGGCAGTCCTGAGATCAGCATCAGGATAGCGATTAACAAACCCAATTGCGCCTCTCCTACCCCAGCAAGCATTCCAGATAAGAAGTGCAGCAACAAAACCAAATATCACCACAACAACTATCAGCAAAATTGCATTGTGAACAGCACCCAGAATGAAGCCACCTGCTATGAAACCCATCACAAAGAGCAGAATCACAGCCCAGAGTATTGGCTTCGGAAAGCTTCCCTGAATTGAGTAACCATCTTCAGTGTTGAGATTAGTAACAGCTTGATTGTGAGCAAAGGAAGTAGCCCGCATTTTCATCGATGCAGCAGAATCAAGTGGCCCAGATACTTTCCTTGGAGCACCAGACGAGTTAAGTGGCCCTGAAGAGATAGGCCCAGATGTGATAAGCCCAGTTGTCGGAAGCACAGGTGGAAGGGGGCCAGAGTTCTGGCGTGCCATTGGGGTCACTCCTCCAGACTGGGGACCAGATGACCTCTTTGTTGGCTCTCCATGTTTATTGAGCGGTCCGGAGTTTGATTTTGCTCTGGCTGATCCGCCAGCACCAGGAACTGAAGATGAAAGAGAACCAGAGTAGTTGGAACGACCACCAGCATTGGAGACGGGTCCAGAGTTGGAAGCAGCACCGCCAAATGAAGTATTTCTTGAAGGAGCATTTCCTAGAGGACCAGATTTTCTTGACTTCTCAACATGAAGATCAAACATCTTCCCCAGCTCTCCAGATTTCTTGATGTCACCCCCAGTATATGGCATCGCAGTGGAACAAATGGTTGGGGCCTTCTCCTTAGGTTGCTCAGGTCGACCAGAAACATACAGGCCATTGCTCAGCTGATGTGATAACCTTGAAGCCATACTCTTAACCAGAAGATCAACTGTATCTCAAGTTTTCAACCCCCCGTGCAGTGTAATCAAGTGAGGCTATATTTGGGTCTTAATAACATGCACAACTGCCCTTCTTGCAGTAAGACTTACACCTTGCATGAGCTCCTGAAAGTATACATTGAATAAAACAATTTTACAGATGAACTTCTGGTACTATGGAATCATGAAAAAAAATCATCTTCCAGAAATATCATATAGATAAGTAGGAATCCCACAAACAATGAAGCAGATTATGAAATGTGGATTTTAGATGAAGGCTCTAGAAGAAAACTACTTAACAAGTCATAATTCGCCAGCTACCATATGGTGggtttttattataaaattgaTAGCTTTCTCGCATAGCAAAAGCATGAGGCAACAAATTCACAGATTGATCTCAATACTTCCAAGAAAGACAGAGAAATTGGAACCTGTGCCAACTCTCATCTAAATATGGTACGTCCAATACAAATTCACAGAACAGACGCACACATTTCTTACATCTATTGccgcaaaaataaaaaatggtcCATTAATAGCTACTTCTACTTCGTATGAACTTATATTTTGCCTAAAACAACAGCACCACATTGCAGGAAACAATTATATGGCAATCAAGGGTCATTATGTGTTATCTAGAAATAGAAAAAAATGAATATAATTTCTGAAAGACAAATTTAACCAGGGATTCAAGGCAACGCAACAAAACATGCAGAGGAAAACGTTTCGCGGCATTAGCACTATTACAAGTTTAGACAGTTAAAACAACGTTCTGCTAAATCCTATACCAGAATAAAGGAATGGCCCATTTGCCCCTAAATCAAGCTAAAGACAAACCCTCACAACGTGCAGAATTTATGGAGACTGTCTCCCCTGAAATACCGCCACTCACCACAGCAGCACAGCCAAGCGAATATATAAAAATCACAAAGGTTTGAGACAGGCGAAGGCATCATCGTGGAGAAGTGCGTGTCCCACGCAAAGTGAAATATGTTTTCCAATGATTTACCCAAGAGCGTGCCCTCAAATGTACAGCAAATTGGCACCGACAATGTCAGATCTCAGGTGAAGCTTAAAGTTTCAGCAAGAACTCGCACTCACACTTGCCGACATAATAATTTACTTCTCCAAATATCGATTGGCATGCCTTTCAGCATCCAACTCAAATATGAACAAGGCAAAACAGCCAGCTGGGTAAGCAAAATCAGAAAAGGATCTGTCAGCTGGAGGTTCGATTGAACCccgcaaaatttttttggaaaactaAGCCGATATTAGTAGTACGCCAACCAGCAAAAAAAATCGCAACAAAACGCATTCTATCCCACAGAGAGATTAGGATTCGAGGTGACGAGGTCTAAAGCTATGGCGTCCATATCAACAAAAGAGAttcttttatataaaaaaaaacgcATGGACTGCCAGTACACCCGAGTACAGGGAGGGGACAACAACAACGGGCAAAAAAACTGCATGGGAGGCGCAGTTGCCGGTGAAAGGACGCCTGGATCTGAACCGATGCGCGGTCGCCGTCGAGGGCGTTTGAATGAATGGCGGACTCTCAGGCTCGGTTGGTGGGCGGCGAACCGAAGCCTGGAGGTGGCCGGAGCGTAGATCCAAGCCCTTGCACGGACGAATCTCTCGAAATCTCACCGAGCTGTCGCCCCAGTGCCCCCACCGACACAACGAAAACACACGAACCGCATTGCCACACCCCGAAGATTGGTCTCCGGCGCTCGCCCAGATCCTAACAACCGCTAAAGCGACCACCTCTCGATGCAAGAACACTTCCCCCAAGGGGCCAAGAAAATCTCCGGAACAAGAGCGAGCGGGTTGAAGAGGGGGGAGGAGAAACATCTGATGTGTACCTCGAGAGAATGGCAAGCACGTCGCGTTGCTGTCCCGCCGCCTGGTTTGCCTCCTTCGCTCCCTCTTTTTTTCTCCTCTTGGTGAGGGAACGCTCGTGCGGTTGCGGGATGGGGGAGGTGAAGGTGAGGGGGAGAGGGCAAGCGGCCAGGCGCAGTGCCACAGCAGGGGAGGGAAGCAGACAGGGAGGAGCTGGGGAGGGGGAGAGAATAAAGGGGGGAGGGAGGTGGAGACGGGGGAGAGAGAAAATAATGGAGACGAtggatgagagagagagagagggtggAGTGGGGGTGGTGGGAGGGAGCACACCACCTTTCAGCTTCTCTGTCCGTTACAACAGTCAATCCCTCTCTCTATCTCTCCCTTCTCTCTCCTCATGATATTCTCTCTCCTTCCCTCTCATAATGGTGCCGCCATTACCGTAACACTCTGTTTACTGCCCGCTAATGTCGGGGGGAAGAAAATGACTATGATGCCCTTAACTTTCTTGGCTTACTGCACGAGCCCACGGGGTCCTGGTCCTTAGGTCACCCAGGGCGTGGGAAAAAGATGACTATCTTAACTGACGTACACGTGCCTGTTATTATTACAATATATAGTTTTTTTCTCGCCCactctatcattttttttcgccCTTCCATAATCTCAATTGACTATCTCTCTCACTAACTGTCGCCATCGGCAACCTCACCGCCCACCACCCGCCGTTGTTGCATTTGGCCACCTCCACTGCTAACCTGACCTCAGTTGTCTTCTCTTGCCCACTCGGCGGCGCCCCCACCACGTCGCTCGTCGTCGTTCGAACCGCCTCCACTATCGGGCCACTGGCCCGCCCCCCTTCCTTCTTCTAAGGTCAGAGACCTTCCTCCCCGAATTGGAACTAGAGGAAGAAGTGTTGTTTGTCGCATGTTGTGTCGGCCTCCAATCTCGCATCAACACATGTTAGTGCGTTGACGCCCATCGCGGGTGCATGCTCACGCAATAAGGTTTTCCCATTTGTGCCAAGTGATGTCTAAAGAAAAAGGAGATGGTTTCATCATTGCTCTTCCCTATTGCGGCTGGCGATATTAATTTCATGTGATGTTAGGAAAACCTAGAGCAACATAAATTCTTGCAATGGTGCCTAAtcaataaaaaaaatgtttctATTACTCCTTTTCACGCTCGTCCTCAACCACCAACGGTATCCTTAGCACCCGCAACCTCCATACTCAGAGCACGTCCTTGCATCCTCAGCAAGGCCATCCTCCGCACTCAGCATGAATCTAGACATGCCctatcatcgttggtgtcgtcATTGGCATCATCGGCCTTATACTCAGCGTGAATCCAGGCGCAAACTTTCATCATTGGTATCCACATTAGCGTCATCAGCCTCCAAACTCAAGTGTGAATCCAGACACGACCTTTCGCCACTGGTATCCTCATTGTCATCATTAGCCGGTGTAATCGCCTTCTACAAATGTAGCAGAACCACATCCACCGAGCTCTAATCCTCTAGGCATACCGGGGCATGGGGTGATGAATGGTAGTCACTACATCTACCTCATGCGAAACAAGTTCTAGAGGAAGAAGCAAGGTCTTGTCAGAAAGAAAGAGATTGAGTTGGTGTTGCCTATGCAAATATGAAAAATGGAAGGAGGGTAatagttttttttgtttatgcAATGAGAACTATGTGAGAGAATGAGAACATTTTTTTTACTTTATGTGGGTCTAGGTGTTTTAGATTACTTATTTGATCCTCTACTTTTCTCATGCTGCAACTCTGCCATCGCAATGCCCCAATTGTTTTAGATAGTATGTTGTGGAGGGCGTTAGTATTCCTAGGGCAACCTTAGTGAACAAACCATACAACTAACCTTAAGCTAAAGACTTAACCTCGAGGAATAGGTAACTTAGCTCTATCAACATGTGAATGGAGCCACTGCATGTGAAGGCATACATGATGTGAAGGAGTTGTCATTGAAGGTATCATCGTCTAGACCCAAATAAAAGCTAGCGAGAGGCTTGCATTAGCACCAACTAGAACCACCAAAAGTTAGTTACATGTGTGGGAGAGGGAAGGAGGAGGCGTCGCCGAGGGAAGGAGTATCAAACCCTAGTGCTATAGGAGGTGAACgacaaggaggaggaggtgaaGGCTCTAGCGCCGACAGAGAAGTGATGGATGCGAGGAAGAGGATCTCCCATGACACCATGGGTTCTATGCTCTTGCCTTATGCCATCCATAAGAGTGTGTTCTTTAAGGCCTAAAAGGAGTCCAACCATTTGACAGTAACGATGATGAGAGAACTCAATAGATGATAGGGGGAAAATGGAAGTTGTGGATTCACGGGAACAAAGAGGGAGCTAGGGAGATTTTTTACTTCAGCATTGAACCTAGCTTAATGCAGTTAATGGGCTCATATACAACAAAGAGAGACCTTTCCATATTTGGGGTGACCTCAAAGTTCAAGGAGGCATTATACACGTTTGCCCTTATATATAAATAGAAAAGTTCAAAAAGGCCAACAATGCAAAGAGCTAAAAAAACTATGGATGCTAGGTTATATATAAATTTAAAGAAATTTCATAACAACTATAGTATAATTAGCTGGCATATGAATTGGGAAAGCACATGTAATTAGCGCATAAACTAAAactatgatttttttaattaagaaatctttatttaaaaaataaaattgtgcCTTTTACCAGAACCATTATACAAAGTAGAAGCATACCAGATGGTTGTGGTAATTGTGGATGAATTAGAATGAAATTAGACTAAATACTTGTACGAGGAAATAAACTATTATAAATCAATGGTAGTGGATAGCGTGGTATACTAATGATGACAATCAAATACATATGATAGTGGACTACTGAGGTACACTATTTGCATGTCGACATAGAAtaactggtagggtttataggattataaagatagatatagatatagcaaaaaaatatagatatagatatagatatagatatagatatagatatagatatagatatagatatagattacaatataataaaaaaaaaagaaaaattaagACCTACAAAGCTCTAAGCCATGCGTCAGACTCAACATACAGCTCAAAACTATGTACCAATCTGTACGCTTCAGTATATACGCAGAGAGTGCTGTTTTTTTTGGGGGGTACTAACTCAAAATCAAAGTTTTgtttaaatctggaaaattattattagtgGTCGCTCTCCGTGCTGCATGTAATTGTGGCAGTGTCAGTTGAGTAGGTGGCACTGGCCATTAACGAGATGATTGCGATGGAGCGTGCTGCAGTTTTCTTATTCGCTGTGTGCCGGCCTATTGCGTGCCTGTTGTTCTGCTGCGATCGCGCGCCTAGTAGTGTGGCCACTGCTAGTGATGCTAAGCCAGTGGAGTGGAGAGGGGCTGCGCTCCCATCCTTTTCGTTCCTTCCCGGCTCCCCGGCCCCCGTGTTCTTTCATTATTATTACCAGGTCGTTTTCACCCTCTTCCTACGCCATCGCAAAAGAAATGCAGATTAACCAGCTCCATTACCCGAAGGATCTTGGTAATTCAGGTacagagctagctagctaccgTGCACATGCATGCCTCCATGCATGGCTCCATCCAGTGGCCCGATCGAGGTAGCTGACCCACGTACTACAGTCTATCTACAGAAGGAGTAGGACACTacagatcgatcgatcgataccTCCACGTACAGCAAGTTGAACAGCAACCGATTTAAAATGCAGCCGTTGgttgcgacgacgacgacagcagCAATTAATCGGTAATCGCTTACAAGGAACCGTTTTGAGGTCGTACCACTACACTGCATACAGACAGGAGTAAGCCTGATGATATGATGCCTGACGGATTACGCTCTGCCGGCCCTTGAGTAGGTTGCAATCGAAGCATGCATGCGTCCGTTGGTGCGTGGAAATTTGCAGGGAAGAGACGTCGCATCGCATGCAGGTTCACATCGATTTCTATCGTCAGTTCGTCACCCTTACCCCGCCACGGGCACTCTCACGCTCGCAGGGTGCAGTGGTGCCGTGGTGCTGTCTCTTTCGCCCACGGTCCGCACGCGGGCGATCGGTCGATGGATGCATCTACGCGTGAGGCGCGCCGCTGCGAACTGAACGGACGATCCGTCGGGCCAGCAGCCGTAGCAGTAGCAGGCAACAAGTTGCAGCGGCCGCATGATTAGCCAACGGTCGTCGTCGCGGTTCTCGCTCCGATCCGTCGGCCGGCgcggcgcccgccgccgccgagacGACGCATCAGGCGCGGCCGGGCGCGCGCGTCCTGCAGTGATCTGCCTGTTGTCCGTTTGGTGATGGATCGGATGAGATGCGACGGAGATCGATCGAGACCGGGTATGATGCGTGATTGCAGCCGCATGCAGCGCAGCTCCAACGCGCGAATGGATCGATCCCATCCCATGCATGCAACGACCCAGCTGCATGCACAAATTAATCTAGCCGCTAGCTAGCTCTTGCGAGCTGAGCGCGACAACGGGCATGGCAGGCAATCATGCATGTCCTTCTGACTTGTCTACCGGCTCCTCGATCTCTGTTCGATCATATCGTATATTGCTTCTATTTGTTCTGTCTCTCTGTAGTCTCTGCACCGTTGTTTTGGTTCTTCTGCAATACAGGCTTAATAATGGGTCGTTCTCTCCCTGTTTCATCATCAGAAACAGAACTCAGTTAGAAGAACTTATTAGAGGAGCAGTTAATAATGGAACCGTTCGacatactctttttttttttggctgagAGACAGGGATTTATTTGCAATGGGAGAAGATGCAATGGAGGTAGtggtagaagaagaagaagtgtAGATGAAGCTCCAAACTGCCACGTACGTATATTGGACTAGAACTGTTGGAGGGTTGAATGAAGTCCACATGGTAGGggtgcatatgcatgcatgtgtgtgaGGGGTCCAGCGGCAACCTCCTCCCCCTTAGCCCTCATGCATGAGCATGAGCATGAGCTAGCATGGCCTGGCCTGGTTGGTGCCACCTAATTTGGCATCATCTCCCCTTCACCCAATCCATCCCCCGCATACAACACAGACATTGTACGTGAAATGCATGCAAAAAGAACATATGGATATATATACTCCAGCTAGAGCTAGGCATTATTATATGGGAAAAAGGATATACTAGCTAGTACCTAGGATGAGAGATTTTGCAGAGCATCGTCGTCGTCTCTCTGGCTTCTTCATCAAGACAAGTGACCTGTGTTCGTTTCAAGGACTCAAAAAGATCAGATGCATGTCACACAACACACACACTCCAGAACATCACGCTAAGCATTGCATGCACCCATGGTGGATTCAATCATCAAAGGCCGGTCTCATGCATGCTTGATGTGATCGAGGCCATCTAGCTAGCTGCTTTTGCAAATGTTGTGTTTCAGTACTGTGTTTGTACTGAGCTCCATCGCTCTCATAATAATAGCCGTCCTCCTCTCTTTTGCTTTAATTTGTGCTTTGCAGATAAACCATAAAGAGAACATGAGCTAGCAGGACATATATATGTACAGTTTCCTATTTTATTACATCCAAATATATTTAGTTTCCATCTCAATGTCCTTTGCCTAACTTTGCAGAAAACCCGTTTTCTTCTCCACACTTAAATAGCTTAAATTAGAAGAGTGCCCTGGTTGTTAGGTGTGTGAAGTGTGAACCAAATTAACAACATGTCTACTAGTACTCTCGATCATTATTATTGCCGTGATCTAGTCTCCTTTTCTTTTGCTGCTGGTTTAATTTATTCAAAAGGAGAAAATAAAACAGCGTAGAAAAACGCACACTGTTATGTGTGTACATATATAAATGGCGGCACGACGGCTTAGTCAGTGTACTGATTAGCGTGCTGGCACGTCGTACGTAAAATACACTGCTCATGATTCCAGCTAGCCACGATAAACGTGCAAAACCGATAAGTATACACACGACAAAAGTGCCACCACCCGTACGTTCCAGCTTAGTTTTGATCTCCTTAATTATCTTTTGAGAAACCTCACCCTCTGCAGAGATCTTGCGTGTAGCGAGGCTATACTTTACTACTGTCTGACAGCACGCCCGTGGATCGGATGAGGATGAGCAAAACATGTCGATACGATGAGATATGCTAGCTACTCCCGCAGTTGGAACAAATCTGGGCTAAAACCTCGGAATATGCTAACGTGATTGCCAGAGCTCCTAACCTGCTTTTCACGCTGTCATGCATGCATCTCGCATCTGGTAGACCATATAGCTACCACAGGTGACAGGTGTGGCCCGGTCACTCACTGCATGCACACATGAGTTAGTGGATGCAGGCAGGTATACGCGTTGTACGCCAGCTATACGTACGCAATTGCTCGATCGGCTCCCCGTGTTTGCCTAATCACTAAAACAAGTTTTAATAGACTGTCCTCCCAGAAATTGATTGTGAGGGAATGACCAGTATAATATGTTTAGAATGTAACTTCGCCTCCTGCTTCTTCCTAGAAATTCATCTTTCTATGTGGTGAAGTTGGTGACCAATTGTGCTCCACCCTATTCTCGACTCATCGTTGTAAGTCACACCACACAGGGTAACTACTTGTGTTGGTGGTCATCATATCCAACTCCTCTCTCAAAGCCTCACCGGCAGCGAACCAAGATGAGCGTGCTCCCACTAGTGAGAACACCGCTCCTCTTTGCCTCTAGTAGCTGCTTTGGCCTCAAATGTGTAGGGGATTCGTGCTTCTCCGCTTGGTGGGTGTAGATTATAATAGGTCCTAGTTTATCTAGGCTAGTGTGCCCGGGTGGTAATGGTGAGGTGGTATCGTCATCGACAACACCATGGAATAAGTCCCTCCGATCCTGTCCCTATCTCGGTGGTGCTTACTCTAGCACTGGTGAAGGATCTATGAGGGTTTAGTTTCTATAGTCTAGTGCCTCGGTTGAGGTATCAATTTATTGTTGCTCTTGTATAGGAATCTACTACTGTCACGTGCTTTGGCTGCTCATAATGGTGGTAGCCTAGCTATGCGCATATGGAAGAGTAGTTGTGTGGGTCTAGGAACAATGAGATATGTGGATCTTGGGTCTTATGTTGCCTCCTTGAGGCAAATTTAGATCATTGGCTAAGGAGGCCTATGGACGCATCCCCGCGTGATGGATCCTAATAGTTTTCCTTTTTGCCTCTGTGGGTAGGGCTGACTATAGCTCTTCGAAGCATTCAAGAAATGGTGCCTTCCTTGGTTTTTTAGTGCTGGCGATGGTGTTGGATATTGACAACGGTTTGTCGGTGCTGCTGGAAAGCATGGAGACCCCAAAGGGCTTtgctataatttttattttcatagggGTCTCTTTGCAAGTTTAGCTAAGACAAATGTGGTATGGATCCTTCACGTATGTGCCAATTCATATGTCGCTTTTGTATCTCCATTCATTGCTACATTTTGTCAGGTTCGGATTAAGTAATGGAATCTATTTCCATATGAATAAACCATCCTTCTACAacttaagagcaactccaatgtAGAGTAAAAACGAAGCGTGGCTAGCTAAAGACGAACAATGCACACTGCAACATGTGAATCATGGTGTCATAATCTAAAATTAGACTTCAAAGACATTTAGTTTCCGGTGAATTAAAATATCAGATGAGGCGTGTCTTAGACCTACAAATACCTAGACCTACATACTTTTTCTTTCGCGAACGTGCACATAGcacgtatttcattaagagaaaTTAGAGAACACTAACTACAAGGAAGCAAAGCCCGGGAAACCAGGTTGCCCACCACGGCCACAGCCAAGAACCAAACAAACGAAAACAAAGAACAAAGATCCTCTACTCAAAGTGATGTTCTTTATTTATTCAGTACGGGGCCTAAAAATCGATGTCTGCACTATGATGATCTGCTTCAATTGTTCAGATATGACACTGAAGCTGCTCTAATAGAACATGCAAGCACACCCACACTTAAATTACATTTGATGACATATCTAACTAGTGGCCATGGGTACTCTTTTCACTTTATTTAGCTAAGTAACCACATAAATATATATAGTGTTGGTAAAATTTTGAGGACAAGAAAAATCAATAATGGTACCATGTGTGTTGAAAACAGAGGGAGTAACATGTCCTTGCATGAAATTGCATCCACTGCATGCTGTCAACCATGTCTACCAAATGCAGATGTCATTTGAAACACACACACAAAGAAAAACATTATAGACCTCCATGCAATCTATTTATAGTTTATATATCAAGACACAGTAAGTTCGTCTTTTGTGATCGAGATCGATCAGCACATGTGAAGCTGCATGCTGCTGCACGCGTGGCccatagaagaagaagaagataatAATGGAGAGAGAGCAGCAGAGAGCGAGACCACCTCGTATACAGTATACGCACACGTAAGctcggcgtggttggtcgacgaCATGGCACATGCACGTCAGTACAGCACGTAACTGTGTGCGCGCACCATGCGTTGCACGGTTCGTCGTCGACGGATCATGGATGGATGGGCCGTTGTATCGTGGCCGAGTACTTTTGTACACACCCAATAGTGTACGTGTGCGCTGTAGCACGCACGcacgcctgcctgcctgcctgcccaaCACGTCCTTGTACCATGCACGTCCTGTCCGGCTAGTAGGCTGGTACTGAACACGCAACGGCCGGCAGCCGGCCGGTTAATTAGGCTGAATCCGAGGCTAGCTAATAGCTCCATCCACTGTGGGGTGGTCAATTAATAAAGCAAAGTAAAATATATTACATCTGGTTTGATTGAGCTAAACATACGTATATAAACTAGCCAGAAAATTGAAGAGGGTTAGGTCACTAGTTCCAACTCAAAGAAAAGCTCCTTATTTTCGCAAAAAAGAAGAAGTTTCTTATTAAGGATGTAAATAAACTAGCTAGGAAAGAGGGTACTTTGTACTATAAACAGGTGACATGAGGACCTGGTGCATGGATTCATGTTGATTGATCAGTACACAAAAGTGTACTACGTCTGCGTTACAATTAGGCATATAAGAATGTTGCTTTGAGCTTTTTGTCGACAGAGCTGgttacctttttttttcttatctagaaaaagaaagaatgcAACTAATTAAGTAGTAGTAGTGGACTGGTTAATGTGATCAACTCCACGGCATTAGTTAGTGATTGGGATGATGTGAGCATTGTACCTTCTCTGCCAAAATAAACGTACGAGTACGATATTTATTCGGATTCAGAATAGAACTAGCAACGGCGAACATCCTTCAGTTTAAACAAAaatcaaattcttcatctatcAGATCaattttgttttcattttttgCCTAgctgtatatatttttatactccctccatcccaaatcatAAGTCATTCAAGAATCCtggagagtcaaaatattttcatgtttgaccaaacttatagagaaaaatactaagatttgtaacgtaaagtgagtatattatgaaaatataattaaagaagaatctaatgatacttagttggtatcataataataataataattattttatcatataaatttggtcaaacttagaaaaatttgactatctaagatttttggaatgacttataatttgggatggagagagtactaATGTAAGGCCTCTTGCAACAGGACGGACAGAGCGAGGCCACAATAAATCAATGCTAACGGGAGACTGAAGTCAAATTGGAAACCGAAAAATAACGAAAGAGCACCAATGACCTTGTAGTTTCATGAGTCGATGAATGAGCGTGTTCATTATTATTACCTATGACTATTCACCTTAAAATTATTCGTATATTATTATTAGTACTGCTACTTGTGTTTGTGGGCCGGCAGTTGTGCAGAGGAATCACACGTTTTCCATAGTCCAACAATATTCAATCATGCACCGACGATGAGTAAATTACAATATCTACTGATGCTGATCATCACCCTAGCTACGACTGAAACACCATTTATAAATATTTTAATTAATGGTAGGTTTTCTTCCCCAAAAGCTAGGCAACCACCAACCAGTTTATGACACAGAGCAGGGCTAAgtcttttagaaaaaaaaatcacccCTATATACAACGGTTACTAATCACCACGTACTACTCAACTGTTCGTTTGTACATGTCGTAAGTGCATCCCCAataccaaaaagaaaaaaaaggagagcATGTGAAACTGGCTGACGATTCAGAACTTCAGAAGGGTATCGGCAAGGCTCTGGAAAGACCAGGTCGGCGTTCATCCACGAATTTGCCTCAATAACCTCAATTGTACTGTCACGAATTTGCCACAAACACACAGGCAGCACCAGAGACAACTCAAATGTACTGtcactcgctcactcactcacttaggccttgtttagttccgaaaaaattttgaatttcgctactgtagcatttttatttttatttgacaaatattattcaattatggactaactagtctcaaaagattcatctcgtgatttacactgtataattagtttttgttttcgtctatatttaatacttcatacatgtgtctcgagattcgatgtgacggagaatcttggaaattttttggtttataggtgaactaaacagggccttactcGCTCACTCACTGTGAGTGACAAGCTCATAGCCGGGACAAGGAGAAACTTGGGAAATCGGCCATCTCGTCGCTGTAAAAAGGCTACATGCACGCACGCAGATGCAGGTGCAGGTGCGGATGCAGGTTTCACTTTTTCACTCGCGGTCGCGGTGCTATTCTATCTCGAGGCTAGAAACGGAGCGCGAGAACAGGGAGAGGGCACATGCGGTGATGCCGCATCGTCAAAtaatttgatggctacctcaggAAGAGGACAGATGAGAGGGGCGCCAACTAACCATGGCTGGTGATGCATGCTCAAATGCTAGCCTTCAGGCTTCAGCAGACATCTCCAGGGATATGTTCAG
Protein-coding sequences here:
- the LOC8072303 gene encoding uncharacterized membrane protein At1g16860, which produces MASRLSHQLSNGLYVSGRPEQPKEKAPTICSTAMPYTGGDIKKSGELGKMFDLHVEKSRKSGPLGNAPSRNTSFGGAASNSGPVSNAGGRSNYSGSLSSSVPGAGGSARAKSNSGPLNKHGEPTKRSSGPQSGGVTPMARQNSGPLPPVLPTTGLITSGPISSGPLNSSGAPRKVSGPLDSAASMKMRATSFAHNQAVTNLNTEDGYSIQGSFPKPILWAVILLFVMGFIAGGFILGAVHNAILLIVVVVIFGFVAALLIWNACWGRRGAIGFVNRYPDADLRTAKDGQYVKVTGVVTCGNFPLESSFQRVPRCVYTSTSLYEYRGWDSKAANTEHRRFTWGLRSMERHAVDFYISDFQSGLRALVKTGYGARVTPYVDESVIIDINPDNKDMSPDFLRWLRERNLSSDDRTMRLKEGYIKEGSTVSVMGVVQRNDNVLMIVPPSEPISTGCQWTKCVLPTNLDGLVLRCEDTSNIDVIPV